CAATAGAAAGAGTGATAAAATGAGTTTTAGACAATTTAAAAATCCTTATCAAGAAGAACTTGCCAATATTGAGGAACAAAATAGAAATTTGACTAAGAATGAAAAATTAGCTGAATTTATTAAACAGAATTATGTAATGGAAAAGTGACCATCAATTGATGAAGCTGATATTTTTACTAATGATAAAGCTGTTAACTGTGCTTTTGTTGATGAAGAAAAGAACCAATTGAATATTTTTTCAACTTGTTATGTTGAAGAAGACTTTGCTAATTCATTTTCTATTAATATTTACTTAAACAACCTTCGGGATTCACTATTAGATTTTAGAAGACAATATTTTACTAAAGATCCAGAGTTTTCTGCAATGCTAAACGAATTTGTAGTTAATAATAATCATGAAGACAAAGTAAATGTTTACTTGATTTTATTAGCAAAAATAGAAAATAATACTGATTACAAAAACTTGTTAAATAGAAAAGAACAAGAAATTATTGATGTAATTAATTACAATAAGAGAACGAAGATTAATGTAAATTTAAAAGTTTGAAGTATTGAACAATTAGAAAATGAACTAGATCTACTCCATAAAAAAGCAGGAAGTAATAAGAATAATTCTTTAGAAGTTTTACAAGCGAATCAAACTGCTGATGGAAGTGTTTTAGAAGTTAAAAATGGTAAAAATAAAGTTTTATTAACAGTTTTAAAAGCTGATGGTTTGCGAGATATTTATCAAAAAGCATCCGATGAACAAAGAGCTTCTTTTTTTGATTTAAATGTTAGGGAATATATTAATGCTAATAAAAATGTTGATAATCAAATTATTGATACATTAAAAAATAATAAAGATAAGTTTTTTATTTTTAATAACGGAATTACAATTGTTGGTAAAAATATTTCTCGGAATGGTTATACGATTAATCTTGACGAAATGAATATTGTTAATGGAGCGCAAACTTTTTCAATTATTGGTAGTAAAACCGAGAATATTGATTTAACTGGTGTAGGAGTTTTTGCAAAAATAATTGAACTTAATGATTATGAAAATGATGATTTAACCATGAAGATTTCAATTGCTTCCAATAGTCAAAAACCAATTAGTCCTAAAGATTTACTTTCACAGTATAAGGAAGTTGAAGATTTTGAAAAAAGTTTCAACGCTTTAGCACTTAGATATGATTCGCGATATTACTTTCAACGAAAACGGAGTGCAGAATTAAATCGATCAATTAGACACGACAGAACAAAAATACCGCTTTCGATTGACAAATTTATCAAAACTTCATTGTGAGCCTTGTTTTCAAAACCAGGAACTTCACGAAGCGGTAGTGGGAAATTTATTTCTGAGGATCAAAGAGATGAATTTGCAACCATTAAAAGAACTTTTATTTATTCAAAACCAAGTAATCAAGATCTTGAGGTTTTGCTCTTCTTAGAGGATGTCCTTTTCTTACAAGAAAAAATTAAACAATATAAGAGTAATATTTATGCTAGCAAAATCTTTTCTAG
This genomic stretch from Mesoplasma sp. JKS002658 harbors:
- a CDS encoding AIPR family protein; this encodes MSFRQFKNPYQEELANIEEQNRNLTKNEKLAEFIKQNYVMEKWPSIDEADIFTNDKAVNCAFVDEEKNQLNIFSTCYVEEDFANSFSINIYLNNLRDSLLDFRRQYFTKDPEFSAMLNEFVVNNNHEDKVNVYLILLAKIENNTDYKNLLNRKEQEIIDVINYNKRTKINVNLKVWSIEQLENELDLLHKKAGSNKNNSLEVLQANQTADGSVLEVKNGKNKVLLTVLKADGLRDIYQKASDEQRASFFDLNVREYINANKNVDNQIIDTLKNNKDKFFIFNNGITIVGKNISRNGYTINLDEMNIVNGAQTFSIIGSKTENIDLTGVGVFAKIIELNDYENDDLTMKISIASNSQKPISPKDLLSQYKEVEDFEKSFNALALRYDSRYYFQRKRSAELNRSIRHDRTKIPLSIDKFIKTSLWALFSKPGTSRSGSGKFISEDQRDEFATIKRTFIYSKPSNQDLEVLLFLEDVLFLQEKIKQYKSNIYASKIFSSEVIDFYKNGNLYIASLMVDLLKTFRFQEYLRFIDLNPENNSLRSENAIFSDENKKELIIQRLFERVENDSLKNYTKVYQEKINSFLKKHLDGITKNVKTFRDKKATFTNTTKKDKTYFKLLEYYANPENELEMKEDLKQTFSLN